In Chlorobiota bacterium, the sequence CAAGCTCGGCATGGAGCGTCCCAACATGGAACCCCGATTCCTGCTCGTGTTGGATGCGGTAGTGGTTGACGATGGCGTTCTGGCCGGCCACAATCTGCGTCACCGGGTTGGTGAACGTGGGGTGGCCGCTGCCAATGCTGGCGTACTCCTCGATAATCGTGGCCTGGGCGTTTTCGCCAACGGCGATAAGATTGCGCAGGTGCGAAACCGTTGCCTCCGCCGGGGCGATTCCGATAAACAGCAGGTGGATCGGTTGCTCGATAATCGCGCCGTTGGGGACCCGAATAAACGCCCCGTCGCGAAGGAACGCCGTGTTCAACGCCGCGAACGGATCGGGCTTGGCCACCGGAAGCGATTCGATCAACAGCTCAATCTCCTGCGGGGCAGTTTTGACCGCGGCGGCAAGGTTGCGCACCGCCACGCCCTTCCCAACTTCCCCAAGCTGGCTTAGTTCCGGCGCAAAATGCCCGTTGATAAACACCAAACGGTGCGCGGCTTCGCCGGCGTATCCCGCCGTTGCAACGTCGCTTGCGGCAATGCCGTGCGGCTCCGGCATCAGCACGGGGCGGAAGTGGGTGGATGTCAGCGGGGTGATGTTTGTGAACCGCCAATCTTCATCGCGTGTGGTGGGGAATCCAAGCGCGGTGAAGCGTTCCAACGAACGCCGCCGAACCAGGTGCAGCGGAAGTTCCGACTCACCATTCAAGCTCTGCTCAAGCAGCGCAAAATTTTTGAGAAAAGATTCTGTTGTTGAAGTCATGGTATCGCAGGGAACGGTTGTCGGAAATCGGCCAATGGGAAACGATGGATGCTTGCGATCTTGCGTCGGCGTTGATGCGGCCTTTACGCTGTTTCGGCGGCGTGTTCTTTCACCCAGTCGTAGCCATGTTCTTCTAGCTCCAACGCCAGCTCCTTCCCTCCAGATTTAATAATCCGCCCCTTGTACAGGACGTGGACAACATCGGGGACGATATACTCCAGAAGGCGTTGGTAGTGGGTGACAAGGACCATGGCGTTATCGCTGCTGCGCAGTTTGTTCACGCCGTCGGCAACAACGCGAAGCGCGTCAATGTCAAGGCCGGAGTCGGTTTCGTCAAGGATTGCCAGGGTTGGTTCCAGCACCGCCATTTGGAAGATTTCGTTCCGCTTTTTCTCGCCACCGCTGAAGCCTTCGTTCACCGAGCGTTTCAGCAATGCTTCGCCAACGTCCAGCACCTTCATTTTTTTGCGAACCAGCGCAAGGAAATCGGCAGCGTCCAGCTCCTCTTCGCCCCGGTGTTTGCGGACTGCGTTCACGGCGGCTTTCAGGAAGTAGGTGCTGTTCACGCCGGGGAGTTCCACGGGGTATTGGAATGCAAGAAACACCCCTTCGCGTGCGCGTTCTTCGGGGTCCAACTCCAGAAGGTCTTCCCCGCGAAGCAGTGCCTGGCCGCCGGTGACTTCGTAGGCTTTATGCCCGGCAAGGACCTGTGCAAGGGTGCTTTTGCCCGAGCCGTTCGGCCCCATGATGGCGTGAACTTCGCCAGGGTTCACCGTCAGGTTGATCCCCTTCAAAATCTCTTTCCCTTCCACACTTGCGCGAAGGTCGCGAATCTCAAGAATCGGTTGTTGTGACATCGGTTGGTTCTATCTGCTGTTGTGAAATTTTCAGTTCTGCGCTTGCGTTCCTGGCGGTTGGATGGGGCTGGATACCGGTGCGCCCGTTTTACCCGACGCTTCCTTCCAAGCTCACCGCCAACAACTTCTGCGCTTCCACGGCGAACTCCATCGGAAGCTCGCGGAAGACTTCTTTGCAGAACCCGTTGACGATCATCGAGACCGCGTCCTCGGTGCTGATGCCGCGCTGGTTGCAGTAAAAGATCTGGTCCTCGCCAATCTTGGAGGTGGATGCTTCATGCTCCAGCTGTGCGGTGGGGTTGCTGACCTCAAGGTAGGGGAAGGTGTGCGCGCCGCAGCGGTCGCCAATCAGCATGGAATCACACTGGGAATAGTTGCGGGCGTTGTCGGCACCTTTGGAGACTTTCACTTGCCCGCGGTAAGTGTTCTGGCCGAAGCCTGCGGAAATGCCTTTGCTGACGATCGTGGAGCGGGTGTTCTTCCCGATATGGATCATCTTGGTTCCGGTGTCGGCCTGCTGATAATTCTTGGTGACGGCAACCGAATAGAACTCGCCGATGGAGTCATCCCCTTTCAGGATGCAGCTTGGGTATTTCCATGTGATTGCCGATCCGGTTTCCACCTGGGTCCAGCTGATTTTGCTGGCACGCCCGGCGCACAAGCCCCGTTTGGTGACGAAGTTGTAGATGCCGCCACGCCCTTCCTTATCGCCCGGGTACCAATTCTGGACGGTGGAGTATTTGATTTCGGCGCGTTCCATTGCCACAAGCTCCACCACGGCGGCGTGCAATTGGTTTTCGTCGCGCATGGGGGCGGTACAGCCTTCAAGGTAGCTGACGTAGGCACCTTCCTCGGCAACGATCAGGGTCCGTTCAAACTGCCCGGTGTTCTGGGCGTTGATTCGGAAGTAGGTGGAAAGCTCCATCGGGCAGCGGACCCCTTTGGGAATGAAGACGAAGGAGCCATCGCTGAAGACGGCGGAGTTCAGTGCGGCGAAGTAGTTGTCGGTATAAGGAACCACCGAGCCGAGGTATTGCCGCACAAGCTCAGGGTGCTCGCGGACGGCCTCGCTGAAGGAGCAGAAGATGATCCCTTTTTCGGCCAGCTTCTCCTTGTAGGTGGTGGCCACCGAGATGCTGTCAATCACGGCATCCACGGCCACGCCGGCCAGGGCCTCGCGTTCATTCAGGGGGATGCCAAGTTTTTCGTACATCTCCAACAATTCGGGGTCCACTTCATCAAGGCTTTTTGCTTTTTTCTTTGGGGCAGCAAAGTAGATAATGGCCTGGTAGTCAATCGGTGGGAACTGGACGTTCTGCCAGCCGGGGTTTTCCATCTTCTGCCAATGGCGGAAGGCTTTCAGCCGCCACTCCAGCAACCATTCTGGTTCTTCTTTTTTTGCGGAGATCAAGCGGACGATATCTTCGTTCAGCCCTGGGGGAACGACCTCGGTATCAACGTCGGTTGTGAATCCGTACTTGTACTCACTTTCGGTAACGTGCTGGATGGTTTCCAGGTCGGTGCTCATCGCGTGCTTCTATGATGGTCGTGAAGAAAATGCTGTTGCGGGCAGGCCGGCTTGATGCGGCTTGGGCTGCTTCTGCAGCGGAACGTTCTTGGAATCGGGGCGCAACCTAAGCAAATCTGTACAAAAAAGTCAAGAATAAGATTGTACGAAAGCCCTTCGGCAAAAACCTCTTACAGGATGGAGGGGATGGAATGGCGATTGGGCGGAGAGTGGTAGTTTCGGCCCATGCCAATACCACTGGGGCAAAGCCTCATCTGGTTGTTACGATCACTGCAAGGTCCTGTATGCCAACCCCACTCTCTAACACGCTTGCCAAACTGGTTCGTTCGCTGCATCGCCGCAAGGGGCGGCGCGAGCAAGGGGCATTCCTTGCCGAAGGGGAGCGGCTGATCCGTGAGCTGGCCCAGAATCCCACCAGTGTGGAGTTCCTGTTCGGGATGGAGGATAGGGCGGAGTGGCTGCAAGAACAGTTCGGCACGCGCATTCCAATCCACCTTGTTGGCTGGGGGAACGATTCGCTGTTTGCTACCGAGAACGCCCAGGGCGTTGGCGCGGTTGTCAGAATCCCAGAGCCGATCCCCACGCAGCAAGCCCTCTCCGAACCGAAGCCCTGGCTCTATCTTGATGCGCTTGCCGATCCCGGAAATGTTGGAACGATCATCCGCACCGCGGCATGGTTCGGCTGGGGAGGGGTGATGCTGGGGGAAGGCACGGCCGACCTCTACAACCCAAAAACGGTCCGCGCCACCATGGGGGCCATGTTCACCCTTCCGGTCTGTGCCGATATCCCTTTTGAAACGCTTGCCGCCGCCAATCGCCCGCTGATTGCGCTGGATGGAAATGGAGCCGAGCAGCTTGGCCAGCTCCTGCTTCCCCCCAATGGCATTTTTGTGATTGGGAACGAGGCGCACGGCATCAGCCAGCACGTGCGCCAGCAAGCCACGCTGCTGCGGATTCCCGGAGTGGGGAATGTGGAGTCGCTGAACGCTGCAATGGCAAGCTCGATTCTTTGCTACGAGCTATTCCGCCAGCAATCGGCCTGATTCATCAATCTGGAAATCTTTCACCCCACCCATCGGAAGCACCGCGCCATCGGCAGCGTTGATGAACCGCAGCCGCAGCCTCCCTTCGGCAAATTCCCCAATCATAAATCCCCCCGCGCTTGCCCCTTTCTCCGCGTCGGTGTTGATCGGGTGGGTGAACTCGCTTGGCGGATTGGGCGATTTTACCGGTTCGCGCTTTGCACCCGCGCCGGAAATCACAAAGACTTTTGGGCAAAGCTGGCAGGTGCGTTCGGGATAGTTCAGCAGTTGAAGGCTGTGGTCGTGCCCGGCCATCATCAGCTGGACCCGCGCACCGCTCCGCTGGATTGTTGCCAGCAAGGTGTCGGAGTAGGCTTGGTATCCCCGATTGCAATTGTCCTGGTTGCTGATTAGGTCGAAAATCGCGCGGTAGGGGTCGTCACCTTCTTCTTGGCAATTCCCCACGTATCCAACGCGGCGTTGCTCCGGTAGCCACCGCCGCCAGCCGCCATGCTCCCCAACGGTAAACGGGGAGTGATGCGCGGCAAGTATCCGCCATTTCACCCCTTGGGCCGTTGCCGAACGGCGCAGCAGCTTCTCCAAACTGTCGAACAGCGGCTTGCAGCTGGGTCCTCCCACGGCCACCGGCAATCCGGAATCGAACAGGATGAACTCCACCGAGTCGCGGCTTCCGGCAGCAACGGCGCGGCGGATGCTGGTGGGGTGGCCGTAGTGGTAGGTCCATTCTGGGATTTGCGCGGCGTGCTCGTTTCCGGCAACGCAGGTGTTCATCGGGATTGGGCCAACGGTTTGGCAGTAGTAGTCGTGGTTGCCGGCAATCGCATGGACGTTCCCCTTCCCCAATGCCCGCAGCAGCTCCCGATGTGGCCCAAGAATATCGGCGATCAATCGCTCCCGTTCCGGCTTGGGATGGTTCAGCCCAATCGGGTAGAAATTATCCCCGAGGAACAGGAGCAATCCAAGCGGCTTCCCTTGCTGGCGCAGCGTTGCACTCCATTGGTTCATTCCGTTTGCGCAGCCATCCAGCACCGGCCCGGCTTGGCCGGCATCGCCAATCGCAAAAAAGGTGAGGGGCTGCTGGGCTGCCAGCAGGCAAGGGAGCAGAAACAGGGAAAAAAGCCAAGAAGCGATGAAGGAACTCCATATTTTGCGCGGGTATCTGCGGGCGTTGGTTCATTGGGGAGCACATTGGATAGAAAGAGCGATAGATGGAAAGACCCTGGAAGCGGATCGTTCCGGTTGGAAACCCAAGCCGGTTGCAACCGAACGGAAGCTGCCAAGATTTCTGGGAAATTACGGGGAACCGTGCTAACCGGTTCGTCTCTAAGCCTTCCGCAGCGATTCGGCAACCTTATCGGCAATGACGCAACTCACGGACGAGGAATTAATTCGGCAAACCCTTGAGGGAAGGGAGCAATCCTTCGCCGAGCTTGTTCGGCGTTACGAGCGCCGCGTTGCCGTCACGATAAAGTCGGTGGTGGGGGATATTCCGCAGGATGACATGGGCGACATCGCGCAGGAGATTTTTGTGCTGGCATTCCGTGCGTTGGGGTCCTTCCGGGGGGAATCGTTGTTCAGCACGTGGCTTACGCGAATCGCGCTTCGCTACTGCTACCGCGAGTCGAAGCGGCGCAAGCGGAAAGGCTCAATCTTCACCCGATTTGGCTTTGGCAACAGCGACGACGACCGCGAGCCACCCGAAGAACGGTTTGCCGGAAGCTCCAGAACGGACCAGCCGATCATCGCCCAAGAACGCAAAACGGCGGTGATGGCCGCCTTGAAAAAATTACCCGAGGAGTTCCGAACAGTGCTGGTGCTGCGTGTGGTGGAGGAGTTATCGGTGGAAGAAGTTGCCGAGATGCTGGGCATATCAACCGGAACCGTGAAATCCCGCTTGTTCCGCGCAAAAGATAAAATGCGGGAACTGCTTGCCGGCCACGATGTGGATGTGCCGATGGAGATGATGTGATAGAGGATGATGTGATAGAGGATGATGTGATAGAGGATGATGTGATAGAGGATGATGTGATGGAGATGATAGAGCAGCACAACAGCGGGTCGCAGCAACGCGATGTAGAAATAAAATTCAATTCAACAGAGAACATCAATACACACGTCCATGTCACGCGAAACCATTGAACAGATCATGCGCCAGTCGTACGCGCCGCAGTTCCCTTACGGGTTTGCCGAGCGTGTGGCGCGTTTGGCGATGTCCCCGGAAGGGAGGTCCACCGTCTGGGACCTGATGCTCAACTTCTCCCCACGGATCGGCTTGGCACTGGGGGCCGCCGCAACGGCGTTGCTGGTGCTGGGCTTCACGGGGTCGGGGCCACACATTGTTGATGCGATTGACCAGTTCGGCACACTTAGCTCAATCCTACCGTTTTAATGACAACGCGCACCAAAGCAATCTTCGGGCTTTCGGCGGTCTTCCTGATTGGGTTGATCTGCGGCGGAGCGATTGTGGGCCTTGTGGTTCGCGACCGCGTCCGCGACGCACAACGGATGAAAGAGAAAGAAGGATTCTCCGAAGCATTCCTTGACCGATTGGAAGCTACCGAGGCCCAGCGCGATTCGCTGCGAGGCTCGTTGGAGGAAGCCTATGAGGAGATTCGCGCACTTCGCAGCGTCGCGCAGGAGGAATACCAGGAGGTGTTGGATACGCTGCGGAAGCGGGTCTATCCCCGCTTAACCGCCGAGCAGAAGGTCCGGTACGACCAGATAGAGGAGCGCGTGCTTCCGCCGGAGCTGCGCCCGCACCGGAAAGGAATGCCGCCGGTGGCAAAGCGGCAGCCAAAAGAAACGGAGCCGCAGCCGGTTGCCCCATCTTCCATTCCAGCAGTGCAAGACTCAGCAACCCGCTTGGCAAAGCAACCCGCGCCGAATATCTCTGAAAAAAGAAATCAGCAATCCATAGAAGAGAATAAAACCGGAGGGCAGACTACGCAGCCAGCTTCGCAGACCACGCCGGAGCAATTAGTTGGGAATATCATGGAGGTATATACTTCGCGGCTGGGTGATATGACCGACGACCAGAAAGGGCGCATCCGTTTTAATGTGGAGCGGATGATTGGGCGGTTAGCAATGATCAGTGAAGAAGTTGGCGACAACCGGCGCGCGTGGAAACGGATGGCCAAATTTGCCGTTGGAGGAATGCACCGGCGAATCATAGAAAACATCCTTACCGAAGAGCAGCAAAGTTCCTACGAAGGTATTCCTCGGGAAGTCAATCAGGTGCTGCGGGCGTATATCAAGGAGAAGATTGGGGAGAAGGGGTTGGAGTAGAAGGGGGCATTTCCAATAGGCGGGTTGGTGCTAGAAATCGCCCATCCAGATTGGTAGCTCAACGGGCTGGCAACCATTGTTTGCCAGCCCGTTGAATATTTACCGAGGCTATGACCCCTGCGTTCATCTGCTCTCAATTTCTTGCGCCAACGCCAGCAGATACGCCCCTGTTCCCCACCACCATTCGCCGCAGGCAAGGCTTTTGTAGTATTCCACCGTTCCGGGCCACGTCCCTTCGGATGCTCCTTCAAATTTCCCGTCGCTGCTGATGTGGCGGCGCAACCCGCGCTGGCAGCGCTCAATCGCTTCATCGAACGCTGCCAGAAGAACCCCTTGCTGCCGGCCCCGCAGCATGGCAAACAGGTACATCGCCGATGCCGAGGTCTCCTGGTAGGAAGTCTTGTCGGGAAGGATGGTTCGCCACAGCCCGCTTCGGGTTTGGTAGGGGAGCAGGCGGGTCATCATATCCAACAAAATGTTGGAAACCTCGCGCCGCTCCGCAGACCCACGCCGAAGCAGGGGAAGCAATTCCGCACAGGTCATTGCCACCCATCCGTTCCCGCGCCCCCACGCCCCTTCCGATCTCCGCTCCGACAAATTCTCCTGGCAGTGAATAAACAACCCTGTTGCGGGGTCGCGCAGGATTCGGCAATGCTCCCGCAGTTGGTGCAACGCCTCTTGCTGCCAGTCGTCGCGCCGCAACGTGCTGCCAAGTTTGGCAAGAATCGGGGCGGAGTAGTAGATGGTGTCAATGTAGATGTGGGGCAGATCCACGTTGTGAAGAATCACCCCATCTCCGTTGCGGATTGCTTTTTGGCGGATGAAATGGTCAATCCGCTGGGCAACCCCCTCCAGCGGATAGCGAAACTCCGGAAACAACGCCACCACGTCGGGATAGAGCAACCCGATGCTCCACGATCCAACAAAATAATTGGGGTGCACCCCCGCGCCAAGATGGTAGGTCAGCCAGCGGCGCAGATATTCCCGCGCAGCGGCGTTGCCGGTGGCCTGCACCGCTTTCATCAGCCCGTAGGCCAGCAGCGATTGCCCCCAATCGGTGTTCATGGATTCGGGGCGATTGCGTGCGCACCAGGAGGTGGCAACGCGGTCAATCAATGTGGCTGCCGATGCACGAGCATGATGTGTTGGCATGAAGGGAAAGGGGAAACGGCTTGTTGATGGATTACAGGTTCGGATAATCGGGAACGGTTTCGGCAAAGGCCACATTCAGCATCTTGTAGATTAACCGTGCGGCCAGCAGATCGGGGTGGTGCAGCCCTTTTGTTGGGGCCAACTCCACCACGTCAAACCCGATGATTCGCTTCCCAGCTTTCAGCAACGTGCGGAAGATTTCCAACGCTTCGTTGTACCAAAACCCGTCCGGCTCCGGCGTTCCGGTGGATGGCATGATTGCCGGATCGAAGAAATCAACGTCGAACGTTACATAGACCTGATCGCCCAACGTATCAGCCACCGATTTCTGCCAGTGCTGGCCATGGATACCGCGGCGGATTGCGTTGGCGTAAAAGGTCTTCACCCCACGCTCGCGAATAAACCGCGCTTCCTCGATGCACTGCGCTCGGATTCCCACTTGGGTGATCCGTTCGGGGGGAAGAACCTCGGCAACGCGGGCCGCAAAACAAGCGTGCGAGTATTTGCTTCCTTGATATGTGTCGCGCAAATCGGAATGGGCATCGAAATGGAGCAAGCTCATGGTGGGGTATCGCTGCAAGTGTGCAAGAATCGGCGCGGTGGAGATGGTGTGTTCCCCTCCCAACGTCACCACGAACTTTCCTGCGTCAATCAATCCCCCAACGCTATCGGCGATTAGCCCCAGGGCCTCCTGGTCCACCTTCTGGCCGAAGTCAAGCGGCTTCAGCGTAGCGATTCCCAAATCGAAGCAGAGTTCGCGGTCGAACTCGTCGTCGTAAAACTCCACATATGCCGAAGCATCCAGGATTGCCTGCGGCCCTTTTCGGGTTCCGCCGCCGTAGCTAACGGTATGCTCGTATGGAGCCGAGACGATGGCGATGCGCGACGACTCCAACGTGGAGTGCTGGCGTTCGATAGCAAGGAAATTTCGTTTTGGTCCTAAGGTCTTCATCGTTGAGTTTCGATCATGGAAAAAAAACTTGGGCATCGGTTAATCCAATGCCACGGGGCGGCGGTCAGTGTGGCCGCAAATGTAGTTGCGGAAGGGGGAAAAAAGTCGTGAGAAGGCATTAAACCGCAAACCAGATGGCCGGGTCTTTGCCGGCGATTCACAACAACAGCCCGCGCAACAGCAATCAACACGTTGGCGGCAATATCAAAAAAACGTCCACACAAACCCTTCTTTGGAGAAGAGCCAATATGACAACAACGATCGCAATCCGCACACTGGTTCTGGCAGGTATCATCGCTTTCGGGGCTGCCGAAATGTCCGCACAACAGCCGGTTGAATCCCGCGTACGCCGCGTTCCGGTTAGCCAGCAGCACCTTCAGCCAACCTCCGTGGCTCCGATTGCCGCAAGTGCCAAATCCGAACTGAAACTGACGGCACAGCAAAACACAAAAATTGCGGCAATGAGCAACCAAGTGGCGGCATTGCAAGCCGAGCGGACAAAGCTCTGGAGCGAGTACAAAGCAATCACTGCCCGCCCAGACTACAGCGACGACATCGCCTTTGCCGAAGCCGCCCCACGCATGAAGCGGATCGTTGAAATCAACGAGCAACTTGCGCCGATTGTCGCACGCCACAAAACGGAGATTGCCACCGTTCTTAACCCCACCCAGCTTTCACGGGTGAACACGCTGGCGGCCTCGGCCAACTAAACAACAGCAACAACGCAAGAGAGAATAAACACTGCTGGAAAGAGAGAGAGAGCAGCAGGTAGATAGATTCAGATTCCACCACCACAACTGAAGAAGAGAGAGCGCGAGCACCCACACGATGGCGCTTCGTCCCCCCACGCGAAGCTGAAGTATAGAGAGAGAGCAACACAAAGAGAGAACAGCAGAGAGAGAGAGAACACGATGTTCAAGCACTGAGGCCATGATTTCTTCTCTCCTCTTGAGTGGCGATGTGACGGTTATGCAAGGATGAACAACGGCACTCAAGCAAGCAGCCCTGAACGTGAAACCGTTCAGGGCTGTTTTGATTCTTGGCGTTCCGTTGATGCCCGCTTCTGCGTGCTGGTCTCTGCTCGTTTTGCTACTCAGGGTCGTTGTTCTGTGGCTGAGGTTCCTGCCGGGGGAACGTCACTTCCACAACTTTTTTCTCCTCCTCGGTGAACCACTCCACCCCCCGAACGTTCAACTCCACAACAGTGATCTGAGCATCCCTGTGTTTGGTTTGGGCTTGGCGAATCTCCTCAGTTAAATCGCCCCCTTTCAGCGTCAGGATTTTTCCATCAGGCTTCAACACGGGGTGGGACCATTTGATCAGATCAACCAGCGGAGCGGTTGCCCGCGAGACGACAAGGTCGTACGGGCCGCGATTTTTCGGGTCGTTGGGCAATTCCTCGGCACGGTTCCGGACCGCCCGCAGGCCGTGCTTGGTGATGTGCGAGGCCATCATCCCAACGGTCTGCACTTTTTTTGCGATGGAGTCCAGCAAGGTGATATCCAGTTTTGGATAGGCGATTTTCAGCGGAATCCCCGGCAATCCGCCGCCGGTTCCGATATCCAACACCTTCCCGCTTTTGGGGAGCAACCCCGTGAACCCCAACGACACCGAGTGAAGCAGATGCCGCACCCAGATATTCTCGATATCCCGGCGCGAAATCATGTTCACTTTTTCGTTCCAGTAGGCTAAGTCGCCCGCGTAGCGTTCAAATTCGGCAACTTGCTCGCGCGAGAGCACAAGCCCGTTGACCGAACAGATTGACCAAAATTCAACTGCGTCCAAACGTGTTCCTGATAATGTGAGTATGCGGGGAAGTATCAGCCCACCAGCCCTAACTGCTGCAAGCATTCGCGCAGTTTCTGGCGATGATCTTCCGTAAGCGAAACCAACGGCAACCGGTAATTGACCGAATCAAAGACCCCCATCATCCCCAACGCCTCTTTCACCGGAACGGGGTTCGACTCAATAAAATTCATTCGCATCAGGGCGAACAGATGGTGATGCAGCCGGCGTGCTTCGGCAAAATTCCCGGCCAACCCATGCCGAACCATGTCGCCAAAATGCTGCGGTGCTTCGTTGCTGATGACGGCAATCACCCCCTGGGCCCCCATTGATAGCAGTGGAAGCGTCAAGCTGTCCTCGCCGCTGTACAGTGCGAAGTGCGCGGGCGCGTCGCGGATAATCATCGAGCATTGCTCCAAATCTGCCGACGCTTCTTTTATCCCAACAACATTTGCGTGCCGGTGCGCAAGTTCCAGAGTTGTCTCCGGAGCCATGTTGCTGCTGGTGCGGGCCGGGACGTTGTACAGGATGATCGGCACGTCGGGAAGGGCTTCGGCAACGGCTCCGAAATGGGCAAGCAGCCCGCGCTGGGTGGGTTTGTTGTAGTAGGGCGACACCAGCAAAAGGCCATCCACACCAAGCCCGGCGGCTTCGCTGGAAAGCTGGATTGTTGCGGCGGTGATGTTCGATCCGGTGCCGGCAATCACCCTGGGGCGGTTTCCCGCAAACGCCGCAACCCGCTCCACGGTGAAGCGGATCACCGCTAACTTTTCGTCGTGGGTCATGGTGGCGCTTTCCCCGGTGGAACCGCAGGGG encodes:
- a CDS encoding RNA methyltransferase, with protein sequence MPTPLSNTLAKLVRSLHRRKGRREQGAFLAEGERLIRELAQNPTSVEFLFGMEDRAEWLQEQFGTRIPIHLVGWGNDSLFATENAQGVGAVVRIPEPIPTQQALSEPKPWLYLDALADPGNVGTIIRTAAWFGWGGVMLGEGTADLYNPKTVRATMGAMFTLPVCADIPFETLAAANRPLIALDGNGAEQLGQLLLPPNGIFVIGNEAHGISQHVRQQATLLRIPGVGNVESLNAAMASSILCYELFRQQSA
- a CDS encoding 4-hydroxy-tetrahydrodipicolinate synthase, whose amino-acid sequence is MSLLFRGTGTALATPFHADGSIDFHSFGRLIDHQLQAGIEALVPCGSTGESATMTHDEKLAVIRFTVERVAAFAGNRPRVIAGTGSNITAATIQLSSEAAGLGVDGLLLVSPYYNKPTQRGLLAHFGAVAEALPDVPIILYNVPARTSSNMAPETTLELAHRHANVVGIKEASADLEQCSMIIRDAPAHFALYSGEDSLTLPLLSMGAQGVIAVISNEAPQHFGDMVRHGLAGNFAEARRLHHHLFALMRMNFIESNPVPVKEALGMMGVFDSVNYRLPLVSLTEDHRQKLRECLQQLGLVG
- a CDS encoding glycoside hydrolase family 88 protein gives rise to the protein MPTHHARASAATLIDRVATSWCARNRPESMNTDWGQSLLAYGLMKAVQATGNAAAREYLRRWLTYHLGAGVHPNYFVGSWSIGLLYPDVVALFPEFRYPLEGVAQRIDHFIRQKAIRNGDGVILHNVDLPHIYIDTIYYSAPILAKLGSTLRRDDWQQEALHQLREHCRILRDPATGLFIHCQENLSERRSEGAWGRGNGWVAMTCAELLPLLRRGSAERREVSNILLDMMTRLLPYQTRSGLWRTILPDKTSYQETSASAMYLFAMLRGRQQGVLLAAFDEAIERCQRGLRRHISSDGKFEGASEGTWPGTVEYYKSLACGEWWWGTGAYLLALAQEIESR
- the sufB gene encoding Fe-S cluster assembly protein SufB, giving the protein MSTDLETIQHVTESEYKYGFTTDVDTEVVPPGLNEDIVRLISAKKEEPEWLLEWRLKAFRHWQKMENPGWQNVQFPPIDYQAIIYFAAPKKKAKSLDEVDPELLEMYEKLGIPLNEREALAGVAVDAVIDSISVATTYKEKLAEKGIIFCSFSEAVREHPELVRQYLGSVVPYTDNYFAALNSAVFSDGSFVFIPKGVRCPMELSTYFRINAQNTGQFERTLIVAEEGAYVSYLEGCTAPMRDENQLHAAVVELVAMERAEIKYSTVQNWYPGDKEGRGGIYNFVTKRGLCAGRASKISWTQVETGSAITWKYPSCILKGDDSIGEFYSVAVTKNYQQADTGTKMIHIGKNTRSTIVSKGISAGFGQNTYRGQVKVSKGADNARNYSQCDSMLIGDRCGAHTFPYLEVSNPTAQLEHEASTSKIGEDQIFYCNQRGISTEDAVSMIVNGFCKEVFRELPMEFAVEAQKLLAVSLEGSVG
- the sufC gene encoding Fe-S cluster assembly ATPase SufC — encoded protein: MLEIRDLRASVEGKEILKGINLTVNPGEVHAIMGPNGSGKSTLAQVLAGHKAYEVTGGQALLRGEDLLELDPEERAREGVFLAFQYPVELPGVNSTYFLKAAVNAVRKHRGEEELDAADFLALVRKKMKVLDVGEALLKRSVNEGFSGGEKKRNEIFQMAVLEPTLAILDETDSGLDIDALRVVADGVNKLRSSDNAMVLVTHYQRLLEYIVPDVVHVLYKGRIIKSGGKELALELEEHGYDWVKEHAAETA
- the rsmG gene encoding 16S rRNA (guanine(527)-N(7))-methyltransferase RsmG, which codes for MDAVEFWSICSVNGLVLSREQVAEFERYAGDLAYWNEKVNMISRRDIENIWVRHLLHSVSLGFTGLLPKSGKVLDIGTGGGLPGIPLKIAYPKLDITLLDSIAKKVQTVGMMASHITKHGLRAVRNRAEELPNDPKNRGPYDLVVSRATAPLVDLIKWSHPVLKPDGKILTLKGGDLTEEIRQAQTKHRDAQITVVELNVRGVEWFTEEEKKVVEVTFPRQEPQPQNNDPE
- the speB gene encoding agmatinase gives rise to the protein MKTLGPKRNFLAIERQHSTLESSRIAIVSAPYEHTVSYGGGTRKGPQAILDASAYVEFYDDEFDRELCFDLGIATLKPLDFGQKVDQEALGLIADSVGGLIDAGKFVVTLGGEHTISTAPILAHLQRYPTMSLLHFDAHSDLRDTYQGSKYSHACFAARVAEVLPPERITQVGIRAQCIEEARFIRERGVKTFYANAIRRGIHGQHWQKSVADTLGDQVYVTFDVDFFDPAIMPSTGTPEPDGFWYNEALEIFRTLLKAGKRIIGFDVVELAPTKGLHHPDLLAARLIYKMLNVAFAETVPDYPNL
- a CDS encoding sigma-70 family RNA polymerase sigma factor; the protein is MTQLTDEELIRQTLEGREQSFAELVRRYERRVAVTIKSVVGDIPQDDMGDIAQEIFVLAFRALGSFRGESLFSTWLTRIALRYCYRESKRRKRKGSIFTRFGFGNSDDDREPPEERFAGSSRTDQPIIAQERKTAVMAALKKLPEEFRTVLVLRVVEELSVEEVAEMLGISTGTVKSRLFRAKDKMRELLAGHDVDVPMEMM
- the sufD gene encoding Fe-S cluster assembly protein SufD, with product MTSTTESFLKNFALLEQSLNGESELPLHLVRRRSLERFTALGFPTTRDEDWRFTNITPLTSTHFRPVLMPEPHGIAASDVATAGYAGEAAHRLVFINGHFAPELSQLGEVGKGVAVRNLAAAVKTAPQEIELLIESLPVAKPDPFAALNTAFLRDGAFIRVPNGAIIEQPIHLLFIGIAPAEATVSHLRNLIAVGENAQATIIEEYASIGSGHPTFTNPVTQIVAGQNAIVNHYRIQHEQESGFHVGTLHAELAQSSTVNSITFTLGSAIVRNNTSALLAGTGAHCTMDGIYLANGTQLVDNHTTLDHAAPNCTSHELYKGVLNDRGRGVFSGRIIVRQDAQKTDSKQSNRNLLLSDTAVIDSKPQLEIFADDVKCTHGATIGQLSDDSLFYLRARGIGLAEARAILTYAFAEEVVEHIAIPELRDYLETLLNTRLEH